One part of the Mya arenaria isolate MELC-2E11 chromosome 3, ASM2691426v1 genome encodes these proteins:
- the LOC128228454 gene encoding uncharacterized protein LOC128228454 isoform X1: MGNNGSFASVPKAGNNTRTYKRESSMFEHDRADDLLNQFEEKITFWKTEIVKARGNIDSNSAEEIKWYFYTQMKVAAEVLLKQIPQDFLQRYETSEQAKEQKKNSCQSTEYYRQPTLKSKTSTEAACVRIAQKTVIDNNASTVSMTIEKESTEPYTKIHQQMCDFRERLELEKDETIRLLAANDQLKTELKQFKAENEELLTRLSKIAGDRLTKDNPNITDLNDSDRPLKLGEKYSELYDNEWTNAFECLTEVGYTEEESIETLHLTLLNAFEFCEKKASQILKQTDDAVNLLFDEYRKSAVFKDIPVHLTISRKQLAKFAKYCKEQSTIEDMQLQKRWEPKRRKSYADETEQKNEIEVASRHVKVEEQMTKVRKEVSRSILPIVQRAYMEASWRKHCLHGLKPFVMQCLYIGWMMVVQSPPMSFKTALRGDKFDSNVFKQYTCTGSIVDFVVWPALLLHECGPVVEKGVAQPQKPN, encoded by the exons ATGGGAAACAATGGAAGTTTTGCGAGTGTTCCCAAAGCAGGGAACAATACCCGCACTTATAAACGAGAAAGTAGCATGTTCGAACATGATAGAGCTGATGATCTTTTAAACCAATTTGAAGAGAAAATAACCTTTTGGAAAACGGAAATCGTTAAAGCAAGAGGAAACATTGATTCCAATTCTGCGGAGGAGATAAAGTGGTATTTTTACACACAAATGAAGGTTGCGgctgaagttttattaaaacag ATTCCACAAGATTTTTTACAAAGATATGAAACCTCCGAACAAGCcaaagaacaaaagaaaaacagcTGTCAGTCTACAGAATATTATCGACAGCCAACGTTAAAAAGCAAAACAAGCACTGAAGCTGCGTGCGTTCGTATTGCACagaaaacagttattgacaacAATGCCTCCACAGTGTCCATGACTATAGAAAAAGAGTCGACAGAACCGTATACCAAGATACACCAACAAATGTGTGACTTCAGGGAGCGATTGGAGCTGGAGAAAGATGAAACAATTCGGTTACTCGCAGCAAATGATCAACTAAAGACCGAACTTAAGCAGTTTAAAGCTGAAAATGAGGAACTGTTAACAAG ATTGAGTAAGATTGCAGGAGATAGGCTGACGAAAGACAATCCCAACATTACAGATCTTAACGATTCGGACAGACCTTTGAAACTTGGTGAAAAGTACAGTGAACTTTATGACAATGAGTGGACCAATGCGTTTGAATGTTTGACCGAGGTTGGCTACACTGAGGAGGAATCGATTGAGACACTGCACCTCACGTTATTG AACGCGTTTGAATTTTGCGAGAAGAAAGCCAGTCAGATACTTAAGCAAACAGATGATGCTGTCAACCTCCTGTTTGATGAATACCGGAAGTCTGCAGTGTTCAAG GACATTCCTGTACATCTGACGATTTCCCGTAAACAG CTTGCCAAGTTTGCAAAATATTGCAAAGAACAGTCGACTATAGAAGACATGCAGCTTCAAAAACGATGGGAACCTAAGAGGAGAAAAAGTTACGCTGATGAAACcgaacaaaaaaatgaaattgaagtg GCATCAAGACACGTAAAAGTTGAAGAACAGATGACGAAAGTCAGAAAAGAAGTTTCACGGTCAATATTACCAATCGTGCAAAGA GCTTACATGGAGGCGAGCTGGCGGAAGCACTGTTTACATGGCCTCAAACCTTTCGTTATGCAGTGTCTTTACATCGGTTGGATGATGGTCGTTCAAAGTCCACCTATGAGTTTTAAAACAGCTTTGCGGGGCGACAAGTTtgattcaaatgttttcaaacaatacaCCTGTACAGGATCAATAGTGGATTTTGTTGTCTGGCCTGCGCTGTTGTTGCATGAATGCGGACCTGTAGTTGAAAAAGGCGTGGCCCAGCCGCAAAAGCCGAACTAA
- the LOC128228454 gene encoding uncharacterized protein LOC128228454 isoform X2 has translation MGNNGSFASVPKAGNNTRTYKRESSMFEHDRADDLLNQFEEKITFWKTEIVKARGNIDSNSAEEIKWYFYTQMKVAAEVLLKQIPQDFLQRYETSEQAKEQKKNSCQSTEYYRQPTLKSKTSTEAACVRIAQKTVIDNNASTVSMTIEKESTEPYTKIHQQMCDFRERLELEKDETIRLLAANDQLKTELKQFKAENEELLTRLSKIAGDRLTKDNPNITDLNDSDRPLKLGEKYSELYDNEWTNAFECLTEVGYTEEESIETLHLTLLNAFEFCEKKASQILKQTDDAVNLLFDEYRKSAVFKDIPVHLTISRKQLAKFAKYCKEQSTIEDMQLQKRWEPKRRKSYADETEQKNEIEVASRHVKVEEQMTKVRKEVSRSILPIVQRVRGMFIMLTWRRAGGSTVYMASNLSLCSVFTSVG, from the exons ATGGGAAACAATGGAAGTTTTGCGAGTGTTCCCAAAGCAGGGAACAATACCCGCACTTATAAACGAGAAAGTAGCATGTTCGAACATGATAGAGCTGATGATCTTTTAAACCAATTTGAAGAGAAAATAACCTTTTGGAAAACGGAAATCGTTAAAGCAAGAGGAAACATTGATTCCAATTCTGCGGAGGAGATAAAGTGGTATTTTTACACACAAATGAAGGTTGCGgctgaagttttattaaaacag ATTCCACAAGATTTTTTACAAAGATATGAAACCTCCGAACAAGCcaaagaacaaaagaaaaacagcTGTCAGTCTACAGAATATTATCGACAGCCAACGTTAAAAAGCAAAACAAGCACTGAAGCTGCGTGCGTTCGTATTGCACagaaaacagttattgacaacAATGCCTCCACAGTGTCCATGACTATAGAAAAAGAGTCGACAGAACCGTATACCAAGATACACCAACAAATGTGTGACTTCAGGGAGCGATTGGAGCTGGAGAAAGATGAAACAATTCGGTTACTCGCAGCAAATGATCAACTAAAGACCGAACTTAAGCAGTTTAAAGCTGAAAATGAGGAACTGTTAACAAG ATTGAGTAAGATTGCAGGAGATAGGCTGACGAAAGACAATCCCAACATTACAGATCTTAACGATTCGGACAGACCTTTGAAACTTGGTGAAAAGTACAGTGAACTTTATGACAATGAGTGGACCAATGCGTTTGAATGTTTGACCGAGGTTGGCTACACTGAGGAGGAATCGATTGAGACACTGCACCTCACGTTATTG AACGCGTTTGAATTTTGCGAGAAGAAAGCCAGTCAGATACTTAAGCAAACAGATGATGCTGTCAACCTCCTGTTTGATGAATACCGGAAGTCTGCAGTGTTCAAG GACATTCCTGTACATCTGACGATTTCCCGTAAACAG CTTGCCAAGTTTGCAAAATATTGCAAAGAACAGTCGACTATAGAAGACATGCAGCTTCAAAAACGATGGGAACCTAAGAGGAGAAAAAGTTACGCTGATGAAACcgaacaaaaaaatgaaattgaagtg GCATCAAGACACGTAAAAGTTGAAGAACAGATGACGAAAGTCAGAAAAGAAGTTTCACGGTCAATATTACCAATCGTGCAAAGAGTGAGAGGAATGTTtatcat GCTTACATGGAGGCGAGCTGGCGGAAGCACTGTTTACATGGCCTCAAACCTTTCGTTATGCAGTGTCTTTACATCGGTTGGATGA